In Chanodichthys erythropterus isolate Z2021 chromosome 18, ASM2448905v1, whole genome shotgun sequence, the following are encoded in one genomic region:
- the LOC137006289 gene encoding lipocalin-like: MKTVILKILCVLFFAVFASAEVMPMPGFDLEKMGGKWYLIGFATNAESFVKSHKADMKMGTAMLVPTKDGNLDLTYSHLNDGSCFRMNNLAKKADIPGRFVFYNQRWGNDNDMRVVDAIFDEFAIVHTIKTKEGKSEILNKLHSRTTKITEDLKEKFKQFSLDTGILEENIAILPMNDPTLMDDDNNNNKLAETS; the protein is encoded by the exons ATGAAGACTGTCATATTGAAAATACTTTGCGTACTTTTTTTTGCGGTGTTCGCCTCTGCTGAAGTTATGCCCATGCCTGGTTTTGACCTCGAAAAG ATGGGAGGAAAGTGGTATCTTATTGGCTTTGCTACAAATGCAGAATCGTTTGTCAAAAGTCACAAGGCTGACATGAAGATGGGAACTGCCATGCTGGTGCCTACCAAAGACGGAAACCTTGATCTCACTTACAGTCATCTAAA TGATGGTTCCTGCTTTAGAATGAATAATCTTGCCAAGAAAGCTGACATTCCTGGACGCTTTGTCTTCTACAACCAGC GTTGGGGAAATGACAACGACATGCGCGTGGTTGATGCTATATTTGATGAGTTTGCCATCGTTCACACCATAAAGACCAAGGAAGGGAAATCTGAGATTCTCAACAAACTCCACA GTCGTACCACAAAAATAACTGAGGACTTGAAGGAGAAGTTTAAGCAGTTCTCCCTGGACACTGGCATCCTTGAGGAAAACATTGCTATACTGCCAATGAACG ATCCAACTCTGATGgacgacgacaacaacaacaacaaactcgctgagacttcctag